The Streptomyces sp. NBC_01775 genome includes a region encoding these proteins:
- a CDS encoding sacsin N-terminal ATP-binding-like domain-containing protein yields MRDAFGTERLRQGVLDGWAASAARFREDANAEQDLALGGYRDRLVVELAQNASDAAARAGVPGRLRLTLGADGTLSAANTGEALDAAGVESLSTLRASAKRDEPEASGGASVGRFGVGFSAVLAVTDEPAVVARTGEGVRWSLAEARELTRAAAGRNPELAGELDRREGHVPLLRLPLPYGIGEGGGDGGAGPVPAGYDTAVLLPLRDEAARALARELLGAVDDGLLLALPGLSEVVIETGDGPARTLTRHAGPGEGAYVRIEDSTDGSTESGGAGAATVTRWRLSSDSGTAEPALLADRPVEERARPSWSVTWAVPVDADGAPVKPRTAACVHAPTPTDEPLGFPALLLASFPLEPTRRHVAPGPLTRFLLGRAADAYAALLRDWRPVSTGTIDLVPGPLGMGELDGELRALVLKRLPETPFLASAATRGGSEGAADDGATALDAGATAPGGSGAAVPDEGAAALGEAEDGAGPYALRPRDAEIIEGAGAETVAVLAELFPNLLPAGLERRAELRVLEVARVPLGEAVDRLAGIERDPGWWWRLYDSLTGVDPERLSGLTVPLADGRTAVGPRHVLLPLPDGSASSLGDRPDEVWGRLARFGLKAAHTDAVHPLLEKLGATPATPRAVLTTPQVRAAVAASLDAEEAWDEEGAGLPDPDELADTVLGLVRDAGLAPGDEPWLGALALPDEDGEPAPAAELVYPGSPFARVLREGELAACDADLAERWGEQPLTAVGVQAAFALVRATDVVLDPDELEPGEGDFPEPDDPGLLDAVDVWCEDVLDQLDGEGDGAGGLPPVATEIVAVRDLDLVDDACWPEALAMLARPPLRDALTAPVRVRLADGTTADVRPYTAWWLRGHPVLDGRRPAGLRASGGDPLLRGLYEEADAGDVQDPQVLRALGVRTSAAALLDEPGGPAELLGRLADPALEVEPAQLHGLYTLLASAGLDPAEVTLPDALRAVRDGETAVVDEGEAVVADAPDLVPLAAGGRALLPVRPGAAAELAALLEVPALSEAVPGEVAGHGTEREVPAAVRALLPDAPASYREHDELLVDGVELDWRRAPDGTLHAATLEGVAAALAWAAGHWSRRFEVAALLEDPTRTEELSRSRWFD; encoded by the coding sequence GTGAGGGACGCGTTCGGGACCGAACGGTTGCGACAGGGCGTGCTGGACGGGTGGGCGGCCTCCGCCGCGCGCTTCCGCGAGGACGCCAACGCCGAGCAGGACCTCGCGCTGGGGGGCTACCGCGACCGCCTCGTGGTCGAGCTGGCCCAGAACGCCTCGGACGCGGCGGCCCGCGCCGGGGTGCCCGGCAGGCTCCGGCTCACGCTCGGCGCCGACGGCACGCTGAGCGCCGCCAACACCGGCGAGGCGCTGGACGCCGCCGGCGTCGAGTCGCTGTCCACGCTGCGTGCCTCCGCCAAACGGGACGAGCCCGAGGCGTCGGGCGGCGCGTCCGTGGGCCGCTTCGGCGTCGGCTTCTCGGCCGTACTGGCCGTCACCGACGAGCCCGCCGTCGTCGCCCGTACGGGGGAGGGTGTGCGCTGGTCGCTGGCCGAGGCGCGGGAGCTGACCCGTGCCGCGGCCGGCCGCAATCCCGAGCTGGCGGGGGAGCTGGACCGCCGCGAGGGCCATGTGCCGCTGCTGCGGCTGCCCTTGCCCTATGGGATCGGCGAGGGCGGTGGGGATGGCGGGGCAGGGCCCGTACCCGCCGGATACGACACCGCCGTCCTGCTGCCTCTGCGTGACGAGGCGGCGCGCGCGCTCGCCCGCGAGCTGCTCGGCGCCGTCGACGACGGGCTGCTGCTCGCCCTCCCCGGGCTGAGCGAGGTCGTCATCGAGACCGGGGACGGCCCCGCGCGCACCCTCACCCGGCACGCGGGCCCCGGCGAGGGCGCCTACGTCCGCATCGAGGACAGCACCGACGGAAGCACCGAGAGCGGCGGCGCAGGGGCGGCCACCGTGACCCGCTGGCGGCTCTCGTCCGACAGCGGGACCGCCGAGCCCGCGCTGCTGGCCGACCGTCCTGTGGAGGAGCGCGCACGGCCCTCCTGGTCGGTCACCTGGGCGGTCCCCGTCGACGCCGACGGCGCGCCCGTCAAGCCGCGTACGGCGGCCTGTGTGCACGCGCCGACGCCCACCGACGAACCCCTCGGCTTCCCGGCTCTGTTGCTGGCCTCTTTCCCGCTGGAGCCCACCCGGCGGCACGTCGCGCCCGGACCGCTCACCCGCTTCCTGCTCGGCCGCGCCGCCGACGCCTACGCCGCGCTCCTGCGCGACTGGCGCCCCGTGAGCACCGGGACCATCGACCTGGTGCCGGGCCCGCTCGGAATGGGCGAGCTGGACGGGGAGTTGCGCGCGCTGGTGCTCAAGCGGCTCCCGGAGACGCCGTTCCTGGCGAGCGCCGCGACCCGGGGCGGGAGCGAGGGCGCGGCGGACGACGGCGCCACGGCGCTGGACGCCGGTGCCACGGCGCCGGGCGGCAGCGGTGCCGCCGTACCGGACGAGGGAGCCGCCGCGCTCGGCGAGGCGGAAGACGGCGCCGGGCCCTACGCGCTGCGTCCCCGCGACGCGGAGATCATCGAGGGCGCGGGCGCGGAGACGGTCGCCGTACTGGCCGAGCTGTTCCCCAACCTGCTGCCCGCCGGGCTGGAGCGCAGGGCCGAGCTGCGGGTGCTGGAGGTCGCCCGGGTGCCGCTGGGCGAGGCCGTCGACCGGCTCGCGGGCATCGAGCGCGACCCGGGCTGGTGGTGGCGGCTCTACGACTCCCTCACCGGCGTCGATCCCGAACGGCTGTCGGGGCTCACGGTGCCGCTGGCCGACGGACGTACGGCGGTGGGCCCGCGCCATGTGCTGCTGCCGCTGCCGGACGGCTCGGCGTCGTCCTTGGGGGACCGGCCGGACGAAGTCTGGGGGAGGCTCGCCCGCTTCGGCCTGAAGGCCGCGCACACCGACGCCGTCCACCCGCTCCTGGAGAAGCTGGGCGCCACCCCCGCCACCCCCCGCGCCGTGCTCACCACTCCGCAGGTGCGCGCGGCCGTCGCCGCGTCCCTGGACGCCGAGGAGGCGTGGGACGAGGAGGGCGCGGGGCTGCCCGACCCCGACGAACTGGCCGACACGGTCCTCGGCCTCGTCCGCGACGCCGGGCTCGCCCCGGGCGACGAGCCCTGGCTCGGCGCGCTCGCGCTGCCCGACGAGGACGGCGAGCCCGCACCCGCCGCCGAACTCGTCTACCCCGGAAGCCCCTTCGCGCGCGTCCTGCGCGAGGGCGAGCTGGCCGCCTGCGACGCGGACCTGGCCGAGCGGTGGGGCGAGCAGCCGCTGACCGCCGTCGGCGTGCAGGCCGCCTTCGCGCTGGTCCGCGCCACGGACGTGGTGCTCGACCCCGACGAACTGGAGCCCGGCGAGGGCGACTTCCCCGAGCCCGACGACCCCGGGCTGCTGGACGCCGTGGACGTGTGGTGCGAGGACGTGCTCGACCAGCTCGACGGCGAGGGCGACGGCGCCGGCGGGCTGCCGCCGGTCGCCACCGAGATCGTCGCCGTGCGCGATCTCGACCTGGTCGACGACGCGTGCTGGCCCGAGGCCCTGGCGATGCTCGCCCGGCCCCCGCTGCGGGACGCGCTGACCGCGCCGGTGCGGGTCCGGCTGGCCGACGGCACCACCGCCGACGTACGCCCCTACACCGCGTGGTGGCTGCGCGGCCACCCCGTGCTGGACGGCCGCCGCCCCGCCGGACTCCGCGCCTCGGGCGGCGACCCGCTGCTGCGCGGGCTGTACGAGGAGGCCGACGCGGGCGACGTCCAGGACCCGCAGGTGCTGCGTGCGCTGGGCGTACGCACCTCGGCCGCCGCGCTGCTGGACGAGCCGGGCGGCCCCGCCGAACTGCTGGGGCGGCTCGCGGATCCCGCGCTGGAGGTGGAGCCCGCCCAACTGCACGGCCTCTACACGCTGCTCGCCTCGGCGGGCCTCGACCCGGCCGAGGTCACCCTGCCCGATGCGCTGCGCGCGGTACGGGACGGCGAAACGGCCGTGGTCGACGAGGGGGAGGCCGTGGTGGCCGACGCGCCCGACCTCGTACCACTGGCCGCCGGGGGGCGGGCCCTGTTGCCGGTGCGGCCCGGTGCCGCCGCCGAGCTGGCCGCGCTGCTGGAGGTCCCCGCCCTGAGCGAGGCCGTGCCCGGCGAGGTCGCCGGGCACGGTACGGAGCGCGAAGTGCCCGCCGCCGTGCGGGCGTTGCTGCCGGACGCGCCGGCGAGCTACCGCGAACACGACGAACTGCTGGTCGACGGCGTCGAGCTGGACTGGCGCCGCGCTCCCGACGGCACGCTGCACGCCGCCACCCTGGAGGGCGTCGCCGCGGCGCTGGCCTGGGCGGCCGGCCACTGGTCCCGCCGCTTCGAGGTGGCCGCCCTCCTGGAGGACCCCACCCGCACGGAAGAGCTGTCCCGCTCCCGCTGGTTCGACTGA
- a CDS encoding YncE family protein, with translation MPTSRRAVFAGTALAVTMVLSGCGSDEQDGASGEGASESAPQAKLLNKVPMAKVSEMAGAMGMWATDKNFVKADLKKIVGYPLDGGAAQWTVPLGGELCWSSPEPTKDGLIAVVFENDKEDPAVCTEVGLVDLKRGKLLWQKQAMEDGSEQMFDEVTIGGGTVAAGGTAGTAGWTISGRPLWAPDSDQRCPADAYAGSEQKMIAVRDCGTTDNPRLKVQTVNPRTRAAKSTFSLPAGTENVHVVSTDPLVLAADNGKAQGGSGVSSFLSVDDSAARGRLLAKVNATGGKYGKYDPDCPATEVTDCKQLAVSKKANALYLSTDESSGSEADNDIVAIDLKTGKPTSTVEGTEDGALTPIGLDPSGKVLAYQESNRYSEEGGAVWRIDPQAKKKTKLQQNSPASYELESNFDIGDSRMLYANRRLYLGGDNVSEPSSTTKAKDRPLAAVFGSKG, from the coding sequence ATGCCTACCTCCCGCAGAGCGGTTTTCGCCGGGACGGCGCTTGCGGTCACGATGGTGCTCAGTGGCTGCGGCTCGGACGAACAGGACGGCGCGAGCGGAGAGGGCGCATCGGAATCGGCCCCCCAGGCGAAATTGCTCAACAAGGTGCCGATGGCCAAGGTCAGCGAGATGGCGGGCGCCATGGGCATGTGGGCGACCGACAAGAACTTCGTCAAGGCGGACCTGAAAAAGATCGTCGGATACCCGCTGGACGGCGGCGCGGCGCAGTGGACCGTGCCGCTCGGCGGCGAGCTGTGCTGGTCCTCGCCGGAGCCCACCAAGGACGGTCTGATCGCCGTCGTCTTCGAGAACGACAAGGAAGACCCCGCCGTGTGCACCGAGGTCGGGCTCGTGGACCTGAAGCGGGGCAAGCTGCTGTGGCAGAAGCAGGCCATGGAGGACGGCTCCGAGCAGATGTTCGACGAGGTGACCATCGGCGGCGGCACCGTCGCCGCGGGAGGGACCGCCGGCACCGCGGGCTGGACGATCAGCGGCCGGCCGCTGTGGGCCCCCGACTCCGACCAGCGCTGCCCCGCCGACGCCTACGCGGGCAGTGAGCAGAAGATGATCGCCGTACGGGACTGCGGCACGACCGACAACCCACGGCTGAAGGTCCAGACGGTCAACCCCCGCACCCGCGCCGCGAAGTCGACCTTCTCGCTGCCCGCCGGGACGGAGAACGTCCACGTGGTCTCCACCGACCCGCTGGTCCTCGCCGCCGACAACGGCAAGGCGCAGGGCGGCTCCGGGGTGTCCTCGTTCCTGTCCGTCGACGACAGCGCGGCACGCGGGCGGCTGCTCGCCAAGGTCAACGCGACCGGCGGCAAGTACGGGAAGTACGACCCCGACTGCCCCGCCACCGAGGTCACCGACTGCAAGCAGCTCGCCGTCAGCAAGAAGGCCAACGCGCTCTACCTCTCGACCGACGAGTCCTCCGGTTCCGAGGCGGACAACGACATCGTCGCCATCGACCTGAAGACCGGCAAGCCCACCAGCACGGTCGAGGGCACCGAGGACGGCGCGCTGACCCCCATCGGGCTCGACCCCAGCGGGAAGGTCCTGGCATACCAGGAAAGCAACAGGTACAGCGAAGAGGGCGGAGCGGTCTGGCGGATCGACCCGCAGGCGAAGAAGAAGACGAAGCTCCAGCAGAACTCCCCCGCCAGCTATGAGCTGGAGAGCAACTTCGACATCGGCGACTCCCGCATGCTCTACGCCAACCGTCGCCTCTACCTCGGCGGCGACAACGTCAGCGAGCCCTCGTCCACGACCAAGGCCAAGGACCGCCCCCTGGCAGCCGTCTTCGGCTCCAAGGGCTGA
- a CDS encoding HAD-IC family P-type ATPase: MTHPPESGAEAGRAGEAPRAGGLTRAEVEERVARGEVNDIPVRSSRSTGDIVRANVFTRFNAIIGILFLIILVVGPIQDGLFGFVILANTGIGIVQELRAKKTLDNLAVIGEARPRVRRDGESAELPTGEIVLGDLVELRPGDKCVVDGTVAESESLEADESLLTGEADPVVKRPGDQIMSGSFVVAGSGAFTATKVGREAYAAQLAEEASRFTLVHSELRSGISQILKYITWMMIPAAVGLILSQLVVEHSDVRAAIRRMVAGIVPMVPEGLVLLTSVAFAIGVIRLGRKQCLVQELPAIEGLARVDVVCLDKTGTLTEGGMDVREVRTLSGTGEEYAGRVLGALGASEPNPNASLQAIIEAYPASEDGDGGWRCTDTLPFSSARKYSGAAFEESDGSAVAWLMGAPDVLLAKGDPTLAEVDRLDREGLRVLLLARAADGLESASGAGEQVAQRVEPAALVVLEQRLRPDASETLHYFAEQSVGTKVVSGDNAVSVGAVAGKLAMSGAEAPVDARKLPAEQGAMARKLEDHAVFGRVTPQQKREMVGALQSRGHTVAMTGDGVNDVLALKDADIGVSMGSGSDATKAVAQIVLLNNSFATLPSVVGEGRRVIGNIERVANLFLTKTVYSVLLALLVICWQLPYPFLPRHLTLLSSLTIGIPAFFLALAPNKERARPHFVRRVMRYAVPSGIIAGTATFGTYLLARHHYSGENALSAETSAATLTLFLIAMWVLAIVARPYTWWRIGLVLTMAAAFLVVLVTPALQHFFALRLVGAALPWVAVAVAAVAGVLLEVAWRWVARKFPA, from the coding sequence ATGACGCACCCCCCAGAAAGTGGAGCCGAAGCCGGTAGAGCGGGGGAAGCGCCCCGCGCGGGCGGTCTCACCCGGGCGGAGGTCGAGGAGCGGGTCGCGCGCGGGGAGGTCAACGACATCCCCGTCCGCAGCAGCCGGTCCACGGGCGACATCGTCCGGGCCAACGTCTTCACCCGCTTCAACGCGATCATCGGCATCCTCTTCCTGATCATTCTGGTCGTCGGACCGATCCAGGACGGCCTCTTCGGCTTCGTGATCCTCGCCAACACCGGCATCGGCATCGTCCAGGAGCTGCGGGCCAAGAAGACCCTCGACAACCTGGCCGTCATCGGCGAGGCCCGGCCCCGGGTGCGCAGGGACGGCGAGAGTGCCGAGCTCCCGACCGGCGAGATCGTGCTCGGCGACCTGGTGGAGCTGCGTCCCGGCGACAAGTGCGTGGTCGACGGCACGGTGGCGGAGTCCGAGAGCCTGGAGGCCGACGAGTCCCTGCTGACCGGCGAGGCCGACCCGGTGGTCAAACGGCCGGGCGACCAGATCATGTCGGGCAGCTTCGTGGTCGCGGGCAGCGGCGCGTTCACCGCGACCAAGGTGGGGCGCGAAGCCTATGCCGCACAGCTCGCCGAGGAGGCCAGCCGCTTCACGCTCGTCCACTCCGAACTGCGCAGCGGCATCAGCCAGATCCTCAAATACATCACCTGGATGATGATCCCGGCGGCCGTCGGCCTCATCCTCAGCCAGCTCGTGGTGGAGCACAGCGACGTCAGGGCGGCTATCCGGCGCATGGTCGCCGGGATCGTGCCCATGGTCCCCGAGGGGCTCGTCCTGCTGACGTCGGTCGCCTTCGCCATCGGCGTCATCCGGCTGGGCCGCAAGCAGTGCCTCGTCCAGGAACTGCCCGCCATCGAGGGCCTGGCGCGGGTCGACGTCGTCTGCCTGGACAAGACCGGCACCCTCACCGAGGGCGGCATGGACGTCCGCGAGGTGCGCACGCTCAGCGGCACCGGCGAGGAGTACGCGGGCCGCGTGCTCGGCGCGCTCGGCGCCTCGGAGCCGAACCCCAACGCGAGCCTCCAGGCGATCATCGAGGCGTACCCGGCATCGGAGGACGGCGACGGCGGGTGGCGGTGCACCGACACGCTGCCCTTCTCCTCGGCCCGGAAGTACAGCGGCGCCGCCTTCGAGGAGAGCGACGGGAGCGCCGTGGCCTGGCTGATGGGGGCACCCGATGTGCTGCTGGCCAAGGGCGACCCGACGCTCGCCGAGGTGGACAGGCTCGACCGGGAGGGGCTGCGGGTCCTGCTGCTGGCCCGCGCCGCCGACGGGCTGGAGAGCGCGAGCGGCGCCGGGGAGCAGGTCGCGCAGCGCGTCGAGCCGGCCGCGCTGGTCGTCCTCGAACAGCGGCTGCGGCCCGACGCCTCCGAGACCCTCCACTACTTCGCCGAGCAATCCGTAGGTACCAAGGTGGTCTCCGGCGACAACGCGGTCTCCGTCGGCGCCGTCGCGGGCAAGCTCGCCATGTCCGGCGCCGAGGCCCCGGTGGACGCGCGCAAGCTGCCCGCCGAACAAGGCGCCATGGCACGGAAGCTGGAGGACCACGCGGTGTTCGGCCGGGTCACCCCGCAGCAGAAGCGGGAGATGGTGGGCGCGCTCCAATCGCGCGGGCACACCGTGGCCATGACGGGCGACGGGGTCAACGACGTCCTCGCGCTCAAGGACGCCGACATCGGCGTCTCCATGGGCTCCGGTTCGGACGCGACCAAGGCCGTCGCGCAGATCGTGCTTCTCAACAACAGCTTCGCCACGCTGCCTTCGGTCGTCGGCGAGGGGCGCCGCGTCATCGGCAACATCGAGCGGGTCGCCAACCTGTTCCTGACCAAGACCGTCTACTCGGTGCTGCTGGCGCTTCTGGTGATCTGCTGGCAGCTCCCCTACCCCTTCCTGCCGCGCCACCTCACCCTGCTCTCCTCGCTCACCATCGGCATCCCCGCCTTCTTCCTGGCGCTGGCGCCCAACAAGGAGCGGGCGCGCCCGCATTTCGTACGGCGCGTGATGCGGTACGCGGTCCCCTCCGGGATCATCGCGGGCACCGCCACCTTCGGTACGTATCTGCTGGCGCGGCACCACTACTCGGGGGAGAACGCGCTGTCCGCCGAGACGAGCGCGGCGACGCTGACGCTCTTCCTGATCGCCATGTGGGTGCTGGCCATCGTCGCCAGGCCCTATACGTGGTGGCGGATCGGCCTCGTACTGACGATGGCAGCGGCCTTCCTCGTCGTCCTCGTCACGCCCGCGCTCCAGCACTTCTTCGCGCTCCGCCTGGTCGGCGCGGCCCTTCCGTGGGTGGCGGTCGCGGTCGCGGCGGTCGCGGGAGTGCTGCTGGAGGTGGCCTGGCGGTGGGTCGCCCGGAAATTCCCCGCGTAA
- a CDS encoding DUF2530 domain-containing protein, with protein sequence MDKWTNGEREAPEPLEGNVIATVVTGTVVWLVLFLAQLPFYGWFDDHGHTWWLWTCAAGAGLGCIGIWYVRARDAAIREAAQRD encoded by the coding sequence ATGGACAAGTGGACCAACGGTGAGCGCGAGGCACCCGAGCCCCTGGAGGGCAACGTCATCGCCACGGTCGTGACCGGCACCGTCGTCTGGCTCGTTCTCTTCCTCGCCCAACTCCCCTTCTACGGCTGGTTCGACGACCACGGCCACACCTGGTGGCTGTGGACGTGCGCCGCCGGCGCCGGGCTGGGCTGCATCGGCATCTGGTACGTACGGGCCCGCGACGCGGCGATCCGCGAGGCCGCGCAGCGGGACTGA
- a CDS encoding NCS2 family permease, with protein sequence MSASASPVDSGASPSEDAPPPAPSSALDRFFKISERGSTVSREVRGGLATFFAMAYIIVLNPIILGAGTDKFGHHLDNGQLVTATAFMAGLTTLLMGVIGNVPIALATGLGINAVVALQLAPKMSWPDAMGMVVLAGLVLMILVASGLRQRVMDAIPNGLRRSIAIGIGLFISLIGLVDSGFVTRNPDAAKTTVPLGLGQGGQLQGWPVVVFVLGLALMFILTVRRTKGAILIGIAAMAALAIVINLVADIPDAAWGLAVPSVPDSVVGTPDFGLIGQVSLFGGFHEVGWLTGCLFVFTVLLSGFFDAMGTIIGVGEESGLADERGQLPRMGRILFLDGVGVAGGGLGSCSANTCFVESTAGVGEGARTGLANVLTGSLFLLALVFTPLAKVVPSQAATPALLVVGFLIMATNVREIDWGDYTVGIPAFLTIVAMPFTYSITNGIGMGVIAFILLRAATGRLRQVPWLLNVVGLCFLVYFLLHPIEQLLGVK encoded by the coding sequence ATGTCCGCTTCGGCCAGCCCGGTCGATTCCGGGGCTTCCCCGTCCGAGGACGCCCCTCCGCCCGCTCCGTCCTCCGCCCTGGACCGCTTCTTCAAGATCTCGGAGCGCGGGTCGACCGTGAGCCGCGAGGTCAGAGGCGGGCTCGCGACCTTCTTCGCGATGGCCTACATCATCGTGCTGAACCCGATCATCCTCGGCGCCGGTACGGACAAGTTCGGCCATCACCTCGACAACGGCCAGCTGGTGACGGCCACCGCGTTCATGGCGGGGCTGACCACGCTCCTCATGGGCGTCATCGGCAACGTCCCCATCGCGCTGGCCACCGGCCTGGGCATCAACGCTGTCGTCGCGCTCCAGCTCGCCCCCAAGATGAGCTGGCCCGACGCCATGGGCATGGTGGTGCTCGCCGGCCTGGTGCTGATGATCCTGGTCGCCTCCGGCCTGCGGCAGCGGGTCATGGACGCCATCCCGAACGGGCTGCGCCGGTCGATCGCGATCGGTATCGGCCTGTTCATCTCGCTGATCGGCCTGGTCGACTCCGGCTTCGTCACCCGCAACCCGGACGCGGCCAAGACCACCGTGCCCCTCGGCCTCGGCCAGGGGGGTCAGCTCCAGGGCTGGCCGGTGGTGGTCTTCGTGCTCGGCCTCGCCCTGATGTTCATCCTCACGGTCCGCAGGACCAAGGGCGCCATCCTCATCGGCATCGCCGCCATGGCCGCCCTCGCGATCGTCATCAACCTCGTCGCGGACATTCCCGACGCCGCGTGGGGCCTGGCGGTGCCCTCGGTGCCGGACTCGGTGGTCGGCACCCCGGACTTCGGGCTGATCGGGCAGGTCAGCTTGTTCGGCGGCTTCCACGAGGTCGGCTGGCTGACCGGCTGTCTGTTCGTCTTCACCGTGCTGCTGTCGGGGTTCTTCGACGCGATGGGCACCATCATCGGCGTCGGCGAGGAGTCAGGGCTGGCCGACGAGCGGGGCCAGCTGCCGCGCATGGGCCGCATCCTCTTCCTGGACGGCGTCGGCGTGGCGGGCGGCGGGCTGGGCTCCTGCTCGGCCAACACCTGCTTCGTCGAGTCCACGGCCGGCGTCGGCGAGGGCGCCAGAACGGGCCTCGCCAACGTCCTGACCGGCTCGCTCTTCCTGCTGGCGCTGGTCTTCACCCCGCTGGCGAAGGTCGTCCCCTCCCAGGCGGCGACCCCCGCACTGCTGGTCGTCGGCTTCCTGATCATGGCCACGAACGTCCGGGAGATCGACTGGGGCGACTACACCGTCGGCATCCCGGCGTTCTTGACGATCGTCGCGATGCCCTTCACCTACAGCATCACCAACGGCATCGGCATGGGCGTCATCGCCTTCATCCTGCTGCGCGCCGCCACGGGCCGGCTCCGCCAGGTGCCGTGGCTGCTGAACGTGGTCGGCCTCTGCTTCCTCGTCTACTTCCTCCTGCACCCGATCGAACAGCTGCTCGGCGTCAAGTAA
- a CDS encoding MarR family winged helix-turn-helix transcriptional regulator — protein MSEQLSVPPLADGPPLDALDREAVNTLRAAVLRLSRRLKNQRVDESLSPAEMSVLGTLARCGTATPSELARKEHVQPPSMTRIVAMLEAKGLVRLQAHPEDRRQKVVTQTEQAESMLAAARTKRNAWLAELFAELDEDDRATLRAAAPALEKLAHL, from the coding sequence ATGTCGGAACAGCTCTCCGTCCCGCCACTGGCGGACGGGCCACCACTGGACGCGCTCGACCGGGAGGCGGTCAATACGCTCCGTGCCGCGGTGCTCCGCCTCTCCCGCCGGCTCAAGAACCAGAGAGTCGACGAGTCGCTGAGCCCCGCGGAGATGTCCGTACTCGGCACCCTCGCGCGCTGCGGCACGGCCACCCCGAGCGAACTGGCGCGCAAGGAGCACGTACAGCCCCCGTCGATGACCCGCATCGTCGCGATGCTGGAGGCCAAGGGGCTGGTCCGGCTCCAGGCGCACCCCGAGGACCGCCGCCAGAAGGTGGTCACCCAGACAGAGCAGGCCGAATCCATGCTGGCCGCGGCCCGCACGAAGCGGAACGCCTGGCTGGCCGAGCTGTTCGCGGAGCTGGACGAGGACGACCGGGCGACGCTGCGCGCCGCAGCGCCCGCGCTGGAGAAGCTGGCACATCTGTAA
- a CDS encoding MFS transporter — MSTGHGADSAPAPSAPDDNEKPPRDSDKASRNAAKPSMFSSLRIRNYRLFAMGQAVSNTGTWMQRIAQDWLVHSLTGSSTAVGVTTALQFLPMLLFGLYGGVIADRCSKRKLLFVTQSAMGLTGLVLAALTLSGNVQVAHVYALAFVLGLVTVVDNPTRQTFVSEMVGPAQIRNAVSLNSANFQSARLVGPAVAGVLISAVGGGWAFLLNGLSFAAPLIGLLMMRTSELYPSERVERGKGQLREGLGYVRGHPELVWPIVLVGFIGTFGFNFPIWLTAFTSDVFDAGPGTYALLNFLMAVGSVVGALLAARRGHSRLRLMTGAAALFGVLEMVAALSPSFWLFAALMAPIGLMGLTLNVTANSSLQLASDPVMRGRVMSLFMMVFVGGTPIGGPIMGWITDAWGARAGFLAGGVISAVAALAVGLVLAHLAGLRPAFGLRKGRPLVRFVARTGAEERVPEAA, encoded by the coding sequence TTGAGTACGGGCCACGGAGCAGACTCCGCACCCGCACCATCCGCACCTGACGACAACGAAAAGCCACCGCGCGACAGCGACAAGGCTTCGCGGAACGCCGCGAAGCCCTCGATGTTCAGCTCGCTGAGGATCCGTAACTACCGCCTCTTCGCGATGGGCCAGGCGGTATCCAACACCGGCACCTGGATGCAGCGCATCGCCCAGGACTGGCTGGTCCACAGCCTCACGGGCTCCTCGACCGCCGTCGGTGTCACCACGGCCCTCCAGTTCCTGCCGATGCTGCTGTTCGGCCTGTACGGCGGAGTGATCGCCGACCGCTGCTCCAAGCGCAAGCTGCTGTTCGTCACCCAGTCCGCCATGGGCCTCACCGGGCTGGTGCTGGCCGCGCTCACCCTCAGCGGGAACGTGCAGGTCGCGCACGTCTACGCGCTCGCCTTCGTCCTCGGCCTGGTGACCGTGGTCGACAACCCCACCCGGCAGACCTTCGTCTCCGAGATGGTCGGCCCGGCGCAGATACGCAACGCCGTCTCGCTCAACTCCGCGAACTTCCAGAGCGCGCGGCTGGTCGGCCCCGCCGTCGCCGGTGTGCTCATCTCGGCCGTGGGCGGCGGCTGGGCGTTCCTCCTCAACGGCCTCTCCTTCGCCGCGCCGCTCATCGGTCTGCTGATGATGCGCACCTCGGAGCTGTACCCCAGCGAGCGCGTCGAGCGCGGCAAGGGGCAGCTGCGCGAGGGTCTGGGCTATGTGCGCGGGCACCCCGAGCTGGTGTGGCCGATCGTGCTCGTCGGCTTCATCGGGACCTTCGGCTTCAACTTCCCCATCTGGCTGACCGCCTTCACCAGCGACGTCTTCGACGCGGGGCCCGGCACCTACGCCCTGCTCAACTTCCTGATGGCCGTCGGCTCCGTCGTCGGCGCGCTGCTGGCCGCCCGGCGCGGCCACTCGCGGCTGCGGCTGATGACGGGTGCCGCCGCGCTCTTCGGCGTCCTGGAGATGGTGGCGGCGCTCTCGCCGTCCTTCTGGCTGTTCGCCGCGCTGATGGCGCCGATCGGGCTGATGGGCCTGACGCTCAACGTCACGGCCAACTCCAGCCTCCAGCTCGCCTCCGACCCCGTGATGCGGGGGCGCGTGATGAGCCTGTTCATGATGGTCTTCGTGGGCGGGACGCCCATCGGCGGCCCGATCATGGGCTGGATCACCGACGCCTGGGGCGCGCGCGCCGGCTTCCTGGCCGGTGGCGTCATCTCGGCGGTGGCGGCCCTGGCCGTGGGCCTGGTGCTGGCCCACCTGGCGGGGCTGCGTCCCGCCTTCGGCCTGCGCAAGGGCCGGCCGCTGGTCCGCTTCGTCGCCCGGACCGGCGCCGAGGAGAGAGTGCCGGAGGCGGCGTAG